In Carettochelys insculpta isolate YL-2023 chromosome 3, ASM3395843v1, whole genome shotgun sequence, the genomic stretch gcacagctggagctTGGGGAGAAGCCCTCAGCATCTAAGCAGTGCATAGTATTGCAACTGTGTGTCTGCACAGCTTAAAGGGAACTTAGATCTGCCCAATGTATTTCAGGATGTGGGATTTATatgtggatttatacagaggcagaaTATTTTCTGTCAGCTAGCCGCTTTCCTAGTGATTCCcaatatttttaagctttttttttaactgctgctaCACAGAGAGATGTTTTCAGCACTCTTATCTACAATGACTCCAAGCTCTTTTAAGTACTAAAAGCTAATTTATATCCCATACTTGTGTCTGAATAGTTAGGATTGTTTTCCAATagcattattttccatttttcaatCCTGAATTCACTTGCAGTTTTGTTGTTTGGTTATGCAATTCTGTTAGATACTTTAGTTGCTCTTTGCAATCTGCTTTGGACTTCAGTTgttttgtattgtctgcaaattttgtcaccctttctccagatctcttatgaatatgttgaccagcactggtcccagtacagatccttggggaacaccactatttacctcactccattctgaaaactgacagtTTATTTCTAGCCTTTGTTTCCTAAGTTTTAACCCATTACTGACCTAAGAGAGGACCCTCTTATCCCATGAGTGCTTATTTTGTttaacaacgaagggtcctgtggcaccttatagactaacagaaaagtttagagcatgagctttcgtgagttaactcacttcttcagatgctggtctgttttgttttgtctatttTGTTTAAAAGGCTTTGGTGAGGTACACTGTACTGAACTCACCTGAAGTCTTTGACACTGTATCCACTGGACCACATTTGTCCATGTGCTTGCTGACtgcttcaaagaattctagtagactggtgaggcatgatttccctttacaaaaaataTGTTGACCCTTCCCCAACAAATCACACTCATCTTTGTGACTtagaattctgttctttactacaaCTTCATCCAATTTGCCTGGtgctgaagttaggcttaccagCTTGTAATTGCTAGGACTGTCTCTACagccttttaaaaattggaatCACATTGGCTATACACCAgcatctggtacagaagctgatttaaattagAGGTTATCTACAGTTAtttattctgcaatttcacaAGTTCCATTTGAACTCTTGgctgaataccatctggtcctggtgacttcttATTGTTTCATTTGTTCCAATACCAACTCTAATGACACTTGAGTCTGGGACAGTCAAATCTGTCACTAAAGAATGACTCAGGTTTgtgaatctccctcacatcctcagctgtgaagaccaaTCCCAAGAATTAATCTTGCTTCTCTTCAATGGTTGCATTATCCTTGAGCTCTCCTTTATTACCTTGACTGTTCATTGGCTCCAATGGTGGTTTAGCAAACTTCTTGCTTCTCATAGATGTAAGTGTGTGGTGTTTGCCGTTTatttttgagtctttggctagctgtttctCAAACTTCTTGGGCCTTCCTAATCATGTATTAATGCTTCACTTGCCAGAGCTTATGCTCCTGTTTTCCTCCATAAGATTTTACTCAACATGTTCAGCTGcacttcactgttttttgactATCAGCTGCAATGGTGGTGATTAAGAGAGTTAGCTCTTTCAGACCCTTACGTGTGTACTAAAGAGGTGCACAAGGGCAAAAACCTATCAGCAGTTTCCAGGAATTCCTCTCTACACAGGAATATACCACAGAAGTAAAATAATTGGGAACATGTGTAGAGCTGTGCATGAATACAAAATTTGTTTTTGTGGCTGCAGATAGCATCTGCCAATAGCTGTattcacatccacacatgcagaTATCTTTTGATTTATAAAATGGATATCTGGGCACTTGTGTGTGTAAAACTGGTCCCGTTTCTCAGGGTGTTCAACTGATCACTGCTCAGGGATCAGAAGAGTTCATCTCTCTCTAGGAcactttgccccctgccccagcatctCTACAAAGACTgccagatggtggtggtggttgtgacACCAGTTCACTAAGCCCTGTCTAGACTGTAGACTTATGTTGATGCCAGGTGGCCAATATTAACTTAATTATGTCAGTGTCTACATCCACCAAAGTAAGTCACTTGCTATGCCAAGGTAACTCTACCTCCATGAGAGGTATAGTGCTTATGTTGATAGCCTAATAGCTGTCAGCCTCAAGTGGGAGCTCTCTTCTCTAGTGGTGATAGTCTGACCTGTCAGTTGTGGGTGCTAGTTTGCAGCTGGTTCCACCATGACTGGTGCTGACAGCTGAGTGCCAAGTGTATCCTGTCAGCACTGGGATGGTGGCCTATCTGTGAGTGGCATGTAAGTGCCACCATGGGCTGGTGGGCTCCAGCTCTGTGTCCCATAAAGCCTGACTTCAGTTGGAagcactcttgggctgtgtctacatgggcacaagtcttcaaaatagccatattccGAAGATTActaaatgagatgctgaattgaatattcagcacctcattagcattaggacacttctgactggcgcttcaaaagcgcgtggcttggcgcagctacatgggggtccttttcaaaagaaccctgcaccTCTCTAAAAGGACTTccatgtagccacgctgagctgcatgctttcgaaagtggcgcttttgaagcgccacggctggaagcatcctaatgctaatgaggtgctgaatattcagtttagtgcctcattagtaacctttgaaatggccattgcatggctatttcgaagatttgtgcccgtgtagacacacccttggtgaGGATGTGCACTGCTGACTgaaaaagcaagtgtagatgtgaccCACTTCTTTAATTACTATGGGTGGCTTGTACACCATCTTATTACAAAATCAAGTTAACTTATAGACAAGCCTTGAGATCTCTCAAGCTGTGGGTATTAGGTTCTAACAATTTTGAGTTGCTTTTCCCCTTGGATAGATCTGATTTACTGATCAGCAGTGAACCTATCTTATGAATGAACCCAAAAATTACCAAGGTTCCCAAAGCTAGATAGTCCATGCTCTTAAATTTACCTTCCATGAGTATCCATATCCTCGATCACAGTCTATTTCTCGCTGACATACAGCTCTTACACTTAAACAGTGATGTTTCCACAAATGGTCACTGTTCTCAATTGCCCGATTCCAGCTCTTGCAAGTCATTGCAGCTTTGCATAAGCTCTGAACGTCCAGttcactgaaaattttaaaagtgACTTCTGGGGGCAGCAGCTCTACAAAGTCCTCCTGATTTTCCTCTTTCTGCTTGGATGGAGGAAGGATGGTCAGGTCCTTACATGAAGTAACTGCCTGTTTGTTCTTCTTTGAGGCTTTCTGCATAATTTAATGTCACACCACATCCACCAAGAGTAACCCTGGGGGTGAAGAATTGCAGGGATCACTAAACATCACTGATCTCCATTTACAGGCAGTTAACCCTCCCAGGGTTGtcccctttttttgaaaggtcaaatgtgGTAACCCTATGAAACTTTCCCCAAGCTAACAGTGAAGGTTAAGTGTGTTAACGTTGTGTTGTGTGTTTTATAGCAGGGGCTGACAATCCCTGGCATGGGTGCTGCTAGGCACATGCAATCCAATTTTTAAAGAGGGGACATGGTGGGGGATAGGGGTAGGGTCAGAGCCCCCATGCACTAGGGGAGGGGAGTATGGGgtcaggccagagctggagcccctgtcAAGGACCTACAGTTCAGGGCCACAGCCCCAGTCCTGGGTATCCTGCTGTGGAGGTTGGAGCTGTCCTTCCCTACTGAAGCCCCTAGGGTGGGGCCATGGCCACCCCCCACATTGGTGCAGGGTCAGAGTCCCTGAATTAATTTGATCTCATTGTTCTGAATCCCTAATGATAATTGCATAACCTTCCATGGGCAAAGAgcaactttgtcagatgcataagtgggggagCAAGCAGAGTTCAGAGGAGgctttaaagagggagtctgaaaccccaccaccacctcatgTTTCTGAttaaaagtgggtctttgcccacaaaagcttatgctccaaaatgttagtctatcacatgccacaggacttcttgtttttgaaggtactaTCTCAGCAACATCTGATACTAATTATAATTGTGTATTTTTACAGCATTCATAAGAATTATAGAGCAACCAGACCTGTCACTGATGGGCTTTATTAATGCACCTGTTGgaagtaggaccattagtgactttttaaaagtgtcaccagcactcaggTCCTACAGGGAGGTCACAAACTTGGTATTTGGCCTTGGAAAGGCTCCTGACCCCTGTGTATCTACAGCACAGTAATACAGTGGGAGGGGGTAGACAGCTTGtcacagaggtgtcctctttttcatatggtCACCTTACAGTGATGTTCCGGGGCGCAGGCATTACATGGTGTGAGCATGAGGGCAGGAGGCCCCTTTGTGTTTTGTCCTGCTTTCCTCTGTCCCTGGAGCCTCGCCTCCAGAGCGCTGGGCTCAGACCGGGCTAGCCCAGGTACGAGGCAAGGGCGTGCCCAGGGCGGGGACCCTCCGGCGCATCTGCCTTCCGCTTGCTTTGCTCGGCCGCTCCAGGCTTCCTCTGCACTGGGGCGAGCCCGTgttcccactccagccccctggcAGTTCTCCAAGCCTCGGCGCTCgcccagctgctgggggagtCCCTGAAACGGgggcaccctgccccctccccccgagggCGGGAGTGTGAGCCGCGCCCGGAGCGGAAGCGAGGTGATGGTCGCTTGTGGGTGGGGCCTAGACTGGCTTTTCTGTGGGGTCAGCGTCATCGCCTCGCCGGCCGCTGCCAGACCGAACCGCAGCCCGTGTGCCTCTCTCTCAGCGCCCAGCCACGGACGGTGGTGACGCCCCCGCCCCTACCTGGCCTCGCGCTGTGGCGCCCAGGTGCCGCTTTCAACGTCTCCCCCATTCGAACGCGTTTGTTTACCCTCAGTGAGACGCCGGCTTCCTGGGCGGGGTGAGCGCACACTGCGCATGCGGAGCGGAGCGAGGTACGCCGGGACTTGTAGTTTCCCAGCGGCACGGCTCGAGCGCGGCCGCGCGGAgcgggagggagctggggacTACGGTTTCCGGGATGGGCGGAGGGTTAAAGCCAAACAACGGTCGCCGAACCTGCCCACTCACCGCTAGGCCCACAGGGAAACGGAAGGGCGCAGCGCCCACTTGCCTGGCGGCGCTTGCGGACCCTCTAGCGGGCGCTTCTCAGAGAGTGACCCGTGCCCCGGCCGCGTCCATGTCGGGGTTCGAGCTGGCACCCGCGGACGGGGGTTGCACGGTGGCGCTGCCGCCCGGCCAGACAGTGCTGGGAAGAGGTCCCCTGCTGGGAGTAAGTCTGGCTCCTCTGGGGCTCCCTGACACCGCCGCCCAGCCCCCGCCTACTGCCAGCGAGCCCGAGCCCTGCTGCGCTGCTGGCCCGGGCCTGGCGCTCCCTCTGCGGGAGCTTGCCCGAGTCACAGCCCCAGAGCTTCGCGGGCTGGCCAGCTCCCCAGGCGGAGCTCTGGCACTGGGCGGCGTCTAGGCCACCGGTGAAAGGAAGCGGGGTGCGCCCTGGTGCGCAGCTcgggcaagagctggctgagctgcggcAAAGGCCCGCAGGGAGCTCAGCGACCTGCTTGcagtaggacagtacctgtaagttactttcatcccggccagaagggaccattggcTCCTCAAGCCCTTGGTATAACCTGGTGCCCAGAGTTCACCCCGGACCTttgtgctgagctggggctggcagaatcTGAGCCAGTCAGCTCCTTGCAAGGGTTTCTCTGCAATCCCATCCATAGACACTTTTATGTTAGTCACTGAGATTCTCCTTTAACGTGAGCCCGGGAGCTGGTGCTTTGAGAAACTCTATAAACATCCCCACTAATAAGTCTCCTGGCTTGGGAATGCTGCTTTGCACTGTCCTCTTTTGTGTAAACACCTCTATCCCGAGACTCCCAAATCAGACGAAATCAGGGGTCAGGCTACTGCTGCGGGCATTCTGTGGCAAAAAAGTTTTGCGTGTGGAGGAGCAACTCTGATCGTGATAGTCTAGAGTTCTATAAAAAATTCTGCTGggtttatttgtcaaaataacacaacataATCATGCCAGTTCCAATTATTTTGGTTGTTTATGTAAACATACCTTTAAGCAAGTAAGTCTGTAACAATGCAGACACAAGCACACCTGTTCTGTGAAAAATTGTAAAGGACTAAAGAAACCCCTTAACAGCACAAGTTCCTGTTTTTTCTGCCCCCTTCCTCAATCACAACCCCTTACCCCCTGCCCAGTCCAGTTGTGCCCTGGGACCAGATACTTGTATCCTCCTCcatgtcccttcccccatccattCTTGCTTGAGCTCAGAGATCCAGAGGGAGAAACAGCTTGATGCTTGCATAACATGTCCTGCATGCCACCATCTCCTTCCCTCAAGGCATGCCAGGAACTCCAGCTGTTAGGGGGGCAtatgttcctggctctggggaaagggtgggggattgcgttatagtggggagctgggagtgcctggttctggaggaggggagagggattagGTTTTATATATAAAAGGGGTGTGCTATGAAATGAGTGCTGAAttgtgccatgaggtgataaaggttgctgagcagtGATTTAGAGCCTTGTATCATGAATTTTTGACTAAGGTGACTTACCAATTGCATTTTGTCTCTTTTGGAATTCCCGAAGTGTCCAAATTTGCATGTTTGCAGGACCCAAATTGTAGACTTGTGGTGTCATCAACTGCACGATGACTGAGCTGTCTAAGGTACTGGCTTTAGGCCACAATCGTCCATGGAGATATGGGTTCTTGCtcttagcagcagctgcaggtttttTGTGATCCTGGCTGGCTTAGTTGGTAGAACACCAGACTTCAAATTTGACGATCATGGGTTTAAGTCCTTGGTCAGGCAAGAGACTCTTTTCTCCTCTGCTGGGTGCCCTGGGCCTTCCAGAAAACCCTCTCCTCTACTATATTACTTTTGTGATTCATTGGAACTCAGTTCCAATGATCCCTTCTCTAAAAATGGGAGAGGAGCCTTGCTTTGCTGCACTGAGAGGGCACTGGCCACTTGCAATAGTAGAACATCACTAGAACATCTGACACTGCCTTGATACTTCACCCTTAATCTCAGCCTAGTGCAGAGAGGAGGCCTTGCCCTCAGAGGAAGTTAGAGAACAAGCCTGTGGCAGCAGTGATTCCAGTTCCATGGGGCAAGGCCTGGCTCCCTATTGTGGGTGTTGTGACCCAGTGCATTGGGTCACCACTTGGGTTTGGCCTGGCTACCTGGCTGTCCTAATGGCTGGATGAAATGGAGATACCACTTatgtttcttctaattttttaatGGACGGAATAattgtatgtgcaccaaggaatgtgcagatgtacacgccctgtagaaatgcatgctgctggctgtggtgggcactctgctcagcAGCTGAGTGGCATTTTCTGGGTGtcttcccaagtgctcagcttacaggaagccCAGGACATGGATGAACTAGGGcaggtgccccaggccctgcagtttTGGAGTCCTACAGTGGCTGCCTCAACCATCCTAGCGATTGGGAGTAGAGGTATTACCTGGGACCAAGGATCTGGCAGTAGAAGCAGCAGAGATTTCTTTCCCTTCTTCTCCCCCAACTCCCCTCCGCACTCACTATGTGGGCTGTGGGAGCGGCAGCCTGCTTTGCACTGCTGCGCTGTGCTGTTCTCCCGGCCCACAGCACctcacttctccacaggcagcaggaagaggagcacCCCTCCAGTTCCTGCCTCTTGTGGAAAAATGAGGTGCCACAGGTATGAGGgcagcacaggctgctgctgctcctcctgctacCGATTATGaatggcaggggttggggaggagaaCCCTCTTGCCTCTGCCACTTGGCCCTAGGTATCCCTCCATCCAttccctgggggaagggaataagGGCAAGATTGGGGCACAAGAGGTGGAATGGGGCCTGCCATGAAGTGGGGATTGCCTTGAGCTCCACATGTGTGgcattgggggtgtgggggcagcgaCCAAGGCCTTTTTCTGCCCCCTCTTCCTTCTGCTTTGGGACAGCATTGACACTGGTTGTCACCCATGTATTAGCTCTTAATGCTGAAGTGGGGAGTCAGACTTTTCCTATGAGAACAGGAGATGCTCCTGCTAATGAGAGCAAGATAGGCTCACTTTTCAAGCCTGCCCTCTCCTGTGGCTTCTTCTTTGCATTGGGCCCACACCACTACCCATCATTTGGGATATGCTGCTTTAGAGCACAAGAGGTAATGCTTGAGAAGAATCACGTCTCTGAAGCACTGCATACAAATTTAAAGTGTAACAATTTTCTCAACAGTAACTACATAGGTTGGTAATAGCATTTGAGATGTGACCTAAATTGACAGTATTCCTTCATGATCTCTATTGCAACAAATCAATCTTTTTTGCAGGTAGTTTGGAGGTGTTCggtatgtctatactatgggTGCTATAGTGATGCACCTGTACTGCTTTACCTCCATTGTGTAACTGTTTCCTTCATCTGAAGGGGTTTTCCCCATCAATGTGTATGTTCTGCTTCTCCTGGTGGCAGTAACTCAGTTAGCAGAAGAATTCTTATGGTTGGCTTAAAGGGTGTGAATTTCTTACACCTTGGAGCAAGGTGGTGGTCAGTCTAAATGTTAAGTTTAGACCAGGACTTGTACTCCACTTCACTTATGCATAGCTGTAATTAGTGCCTAATCACAAAGGTATCTTCCTGTAGTTGGCAAATATTGTGGCATTCATCAAAAGGTTTTGTACAAATCTGGTAAGTAGTTTTAGGTATGGGAGAGAGTTCAGAAGTCCTCAGTTACATTCTGCACAAGCCAGTGGATTTAGTCAGGGGCATATTTTGATCAGCTGCTTTCCGTGTTTTAATTTAGTTTTCTCTGGTGCTATTGCCCCAACACAGCAGAATAGATGCCCAAAGGTGAAAAGGATGAaattgacttaaaaaaaaaaaaaaaaaagggttgtgAAACTGATCAGTGTGTTTTTCATTTTACTAGTTGTAGAATGGAAAaggtataaaaaatggaaaataaataccATTTCAGTTTTCTGTACATTCTAATATACTAAATTACTTAatactccctctcagagctgaaGAAAAAGGGTACATGTCCACATAATCCCAATCCAGAGGGCTAAGCACCATATTAAGTACCTGGCTGGAGATATAAAAATGCATTGGCTGTTTGCAGTGGTGGGAAGGATGTAGTCAGGGAGGGAGTTGGGCTTTTTAAAATATCATCTGGTTGCATTGAAATGACACCTTTTTCATGTTTAGACTGCTATTATCACCTTGGGGTTTTTGCACTGAAccattattttgtatttgtctCTTTAACGGGTCTTTACTTCTATCCCATTGACCGCTCTTCCTCTGAAGAGGTCAggtacattttttttccccccacttggCATGGTGGCTCTTTCATGGTCGGCATAGTTAACATTACATTAAAACGAACAAGGTGGCCTATTCTAGGTTTCTGTCTAGCAATTTGGCTCTATAAGAAGTGTGAGCTTCCTGAACTTCGTGTTTAGCTTGTCCAACTCTGCTGACCAAACTTCAAAGATTGCTTGGAGAAAAtcaagcaggggtgtgtgtgtgtgtgtgtgtgtgtgtgtgtgtgggtacaGTACACAAACAATCTGTGTAGTCTTCGTGTCAGTGGACTAGTTTTAAGATGATTTCTTGGCCAGTTCAAAGAGTTGTGTATAGGACAATGTTGTTTTATGGGATAAACAGTATTTCAGAATTGGAGCAATGTTGTTTGATTTGTGCTGTTGAGTTGTGTTTGACTTTAGTGTAACTGaggtatttttttcattttgtaatgTTTTATGGCTTGAATATATTCATTGCTAATTCATAGAATATCTGCTAGCTGACTTCTAATATATTTTGTTAGCATTTTCTTTAATGAGAACTCCTTCATTTGCAATTGTTTTTCAATGATTAAGCTGGGAGCTATAGAGTGGAGGAGGACTACTTCATGAGGCTTACAGAGCTGATGTTGAAATACATTGGACTTGACTGCTGTACAGTCTTTAGATTTCTAAAGAGCCAGGAATGTTAACTGAGGAAGGCTTTATTTGGGAGAGGCAGCTTATAAGATCTTTGCATGCGATGCTTTCTTTATTTAAAGCGGGGATAGGAAAGTTGTAAAACTaccacatatgctatccattggaacatctgaacactgtgggcacctggaaaattagagctgcttcagaaggagatggagaggtaccgatgcgatatacttggactggcagagatgcattggacggcatcaggagagatgtggttACAAAGTcttttggtcaggaaatgaaccgaagcatgaagcaggagtcagattccttcttagcaaaacagctagaagagcattattaggatacaaaccagtgagtgcaagcatgatggtagcaagattcgaagcaaaaccgtttaacatctcagtcattcaggtgtatgcacccacgtcggacagtacggaggaagggATTGGGCTGTTCTATAAAGATTTAACAAAGATGGTAGAGGAGACATTGAAGAAAGATGTTTTGATCATTGGAGAAGAtaggaatgtgaaggttggaacagataacgaagatTGGGAGAGAGTTATGGGAAGGTttgatatggagaaagaaaagaacaaggtgagaaactactagagcaCGAGATGGTATCCTGCAAAACCAGATTCCAacgaaaggactgtaggaagtggacatggcgatcgaatgacgggaagtccaagaacatgatagatatgattttgataagaagatggataacatccgtacagcagtgctgaactttccaaggagtggatatagactcagaccacagtctagtgatctgaaacatcaagataaaactcaaaagaaaatgtaagacacagtttaagaagagacatggcgaggctaCATGAGGaggaaacagggaatgcatacagagcagtgttcgaggagaagattaagaatatcaccacagagaaagacataGACAAGAGAGTGGCAGGGATAGCCaccgctatagaagaggcaattgagcagactgttccagaagaagagatcaTCAataagtggattactcaggagacactgaagttggatcaagagaagagagcgttgaagatcagaagaggggtctctgagatggcagaacagcaatatagggtgaaatgtaatgaggtaaggaaagcagccagaaaggataaggagaaatggttagagaagcaatgtgaagatatatgGAGGTATTACGGCAAATGCAAGACCAGGGAGGCGTAtaagtctacagaaactaagccactctgtactggacagggaaagatggaaggaaatagtgggagaggcatcagacaccaacgggcactgagcccatggttattgatgatgatgaaatatgAAAGATTGTTTGTTTGGCTCTTTCTCTGGCACTAGAAATGGTCAGTGAGGTATGAATAGACCATTAACAGAGGAAACACTTCTTGCAATATTGTCCTTCTCTGGAAAGAGATGAAATTATGTCCATTATGTCAAAACCTCATTTGTAGAACTGGAGTATGGCTAAAAAAAGATCAGTAGGAAACATAATGGTCAGGGAGTTTGAGAGGCTCAAAGGCAACATTCTGACAATTCTAGTCATCATACTCACTATTTAGGGTAGAGGAACAGGTATTGGGATTTCTATCCACAGGCTTCTCCACCAATTTTTGTATTGGCTTCTGCCTAGTGGGAGTTGGAAAATCAAAACCATGCCAGCAGCCTCAGTCATGTAATGTCTGTAAGCGCCTAAAATTATAAACCTTATTAATTATAAAAAGTCTAATTTTTCAACTGAATTTATATTGGTCAGATTAATGAGTTTTCCCTTCAGTAATCTTTCAGATACTTTTTGCACAATAATCTCATATACTGCACCTGTATTTTCTCTT encodes the following:
- the FBXO48 gene encoding F-box only protein 48, coding for MQKASKKNKQAVTSCKDLTILPPSKQKEENQEDFVELLPPEVTFKIFSELDVQSLCKAAMTCKSWNRAIENSDHLWKHHCLSVRAVCQREIDCDRGYGYSWKVTLLRNYWKSKVKHEWLSGKYSNIHSCRGLPEKSMYPMDADTWGEILEAELER